The genomic interval CGTTCGTCGCCGATGATCAGCACCAGGCCGGCCTCCTGGCGCCGGATGATGGTTTCGATCTCGGTGGCGAAGCGCTGCATCAGCTGATCGTCGATCGAGCCGGAAACGTCGATGATCAGGGCCAGCCGCGGCTCGTTCTTGGTCGGGCTGAAGCCCGGTTCGAACGGCATCCGGTGATTGCCGGCGCGGCCCTGGTTGGCGATGTAGGAGCGCGTAGGGCGCGACCAGGTCAGCGCCGGTTTGCGGGCGAGGCCGCGCGCAAGCTGCACCCGCAACACCTGGGCCCACGGCGTGCGGCTGTGCGGCAGATCGGCGATCAGCGCGCGCAGCATCGAGAATGCGCCGTCGCCGGCATGGCCGCGCAGGATGCGCTCGCTCCATTCGCGCGCCAGCTCGGCCTCGTGTTCGGGGGCTGACTGCGCCTCCGGGTTCGGCACCAGGTCGCGCGCGCCACCGGCGCCGAGCGCCCGCACCTTGGCGGAACGAGCGCCGTCGCTGCGCTGGGCGGTTTCGCTCTCCGACGTGCCGGATTGGGATTGGGCCTGATCCTTGCCGCCGGAGCCCGACGAGTCCGCCTTGGAGCCTTGCTGCGATTGCCGGCCGGATTGCTGCTTGCCGCTGGTGCCGTCGTCGCGGTCGTCGATCGCCCGGTACAGCTTCTCGACGTCCCATTCGAGCAGCGCCGATTCCGGCTGTTGCTCGCGGCCGAGCGCCTTGAACACGATCTGCTCCAGCATCACCGCGTTGTCGGGGAGATGCAGCCAGCTCAGATGCGCCAGCGTGGTGTTGACGATGGCGTCGGCGCAGATGTTGAACAGTTCGAGGTCGACGTCGCCCTGGGTGCGTTGCAGCTCGACAAAACGCTGCGAGTGGCGCAGCGCGATGTGCAGCACCTCGTGCGCAACGAGTCCGACCTGGTCGGGCAGGGGCAACCGATCGAACGCCGCGCTGTAGTACACGGTTGTGCCGTCGGTCACCGCGGCTGGCGTCTCAGCCGGTGTCTCGTCCGGCAGATCGCCATGTTGCACCCATAACGCCAGTCCGCCGGTCGAGGGCGCGAACTCCACCATGCGCTGGATTGCGCGCGTGCCGCGGTGGCAGTAGAGCGCGCCCGGCTCAGGCATCGGCGGCTTCCAATTGCCGGCGGTCGGCGTAGCGGGCATAGGCCGGGCTGTCGAGGATCGCGGCTTCAAGGCCGTTCTCCAGCCCGCGCTGCATCAGCAGTTCCATCGCCAGCGTCTGTGCTTCGCGGATCGGCAGCGGCACGGTGCTGCGGATGTCCGGCAGCTGCTCGATGATCTCGAGCGCCCGCGCCAGGGTGTCCTTGTCGGCGCTGGCGGCGAGCAGCCCGTACAGCATGCCGTACAGCGCATCGAGCGACTTCGGCAGCAGCGCGGAGGTCTCGGGGCCTGGGCGCGCCGCGAGCAGCTTGAGCACGTCGGTGCCGGCCTGGATCTCGCGCAGCACGCCGAAGAACTCCGCGGCGTTTGCGGCGCCGATCCGGCCCTGCACGAACAGCCGCTTGGCGTGATCGGACAGGCCGGATTTGAGCACGTTGGAGATGTCCTCCCAGCCGCGCGGGCTGGCGCCGATCAGATGATCGCCGGCGAGCTGCGCCTGGGTGTCGTCGAGCTTGTCGGGACGGATCTTCAGATACGCCATTACTTCGGGCGCAAAGTCGTGGGTGATGGCGTGGCTGAGGAAGGCGTCGATCGCAGTCTGGACGTTGAAGTGGAACATGCGGTCGGCGAGCGCGGTGCCCATGTCGTGGCTGATCGCGCCGTGGAAGCTGGCGTTGCCCGCGGCCACCACCTGCCAGCCGTCGGGCAGGTGATAATTGCCGACGCGGCGATCGAGGATCAGCGAATAGGCCGAAATCTGCAGCCGCTGATCGGCGGCGGTGAGTTCGTCGAGAAACAGAACGCCTTCGGGCTGGTCGGGCGACGGCAGGAATTCCGGCGGAAACCACACTGTCTTGGCCAGGTTCTCATCCGCATAGATCGCGCCGCGGATGTCGACCGGCTCGATCGTGGTGAGCCGGAGATCGATCAGCGGCACCCGATAATGCGCAGCGACCTGACGGACGATCGACGACTTGCCGACCCCGCGCGTGCCCCACAGCATCGATGCCCGCCGCCGCAGCGTCGGGTCGGCGTATTGCTCGATCAGCGCGGCCTTGGCGGCGGCAATCGAGACCGGGGGGATGTTCATCGGGTTGCCGTGCATCGATCGTGTCCTCGCTCGTCAGGTCGTCTGTGCATCCATCTGTGACGGGGCCGCCTCGGCTTCCGGCAGCCACGTCGCCTTCCAGCGCCGCGGTAGCGGCGGAATTTCCAGCGACGGCGTCTCGCGCATCCCGAAGGCGCCGAACATCAACAGCGGCGGCGCGCCCATCAGCAGCAGGTTGAAGATCGAATCCTGCGGCACGTCGATCAGCGTCAGGCTGGCGGCGCCGGCGATCAGGCCGCCGAAAAACAGCGCCGGGATCGCGCGGCGGAAGGTCACCGTCCAGCGCGCACCGCGCAGCTTCTCGTAGTAAGCCGCCGGCGGCCGCGTCAGCGTGCGGGCGAGATGCGCCACCGTCTTTTCCAGCGCGGCTTCGACTCGCCGGCTGAGCTCCGGCTCCTGGCCGCGCACCTTGATCTTGCCGGTGAAGCCGGCCTTGCTCTTGCGCAGCGGCGACCACGCCCAGCCGATCACGGCGAGCAGATCCTCAGGCAGCGCCACGCCTGGTGTGCTTGGGGTGACGTCGATCTCGGCCGGATAACCGCGCACCAGCGCCCCGCGCAACAATACGCGGAACCCCGCAATCACGGCCTCACCCCGCAGCAGCACGCGTTGTGTCGCATCGCCTGCGGCGTGCCGGGTGCTCACCGGGGTGAGGCGATAGCTCAGCGCGACCACGGCGCCTTCGACGCTGCGGAACTGCTGCTGGGGCAGCACCTGCTCGATCCGCCGTAGCAGGATGTCGAGATCGTCGCCCTGGGTTTCGAGCGCCGCGGTCAGGCCGTCTTCCAGCGTGAGCGTGCGGGTGACCTGATGCAGGCCGGGGCGGGGATTGTCGAGTTGCAGCAGCTCGGTCGCGTTGACGCCTCCGCGGCCGGCTTCCTCGTGCATGACCGGCTTGAACACGAGCCGCCGCGCGAGGCGATCGCTGGCGGCGAGGTCGACCTGATAGCCGCGGCGGGTGAACGGTTGCACAAGCCCGAGGATCTCGTGGTGGGTGAACGGCGGGACCGGCGCGGTCTCGATGCTGCCTGCCGATCCGGTCAGAAGCTGTGCGTAGTTCATTACCGTCAGCAACCTCCGCAAGTGAAGCCCAGGCGGCGCAGCCTTGAGGTCGGCTGCGCCGCGATTCACGCGTCCAAATCAATCGCGTCAGGTCTAGTTTCTTCAACTGCGAAGCGAAGGCAACTCACGCTATTGTTGATCGTGCATGGTTGCTGGAGTTGCCTCGGACATTCGCAGAGCCATTACGCCGATTGCACCAGCGTCGGCTTGCCGACCTCGCTCGGCTGCACCTTCGTCAGGAACTGATCGTACGAAGATACCACCTGATCCAGCACCTCGAAGTGCGGGAAAGCGCCGGTGTCGAATTGCACGATGGTCCAGTTCGAGCGGCCGGCGACGCGGGTCTTGTGGCGATAGTCGACGAAGTCGCCGCGCACGCCGTGCGCCATCCACACCGGCAGCCGCAGCTGCTCGTAGACGTGCAGGATGTCGGTGCTGAACATGAAGCCGGCGACGAAGTAATACGGCGCATGGCGGGCGCCGGGCTGATGCGTGGTGGCGTAGTCGTAATCGACCATCGGCTCGTCGATGTCCTTCGAGCCCCATGCCTTCTCCAGGAACTTGCGGATCACCGGCCGCGCGGTGAGCATCTTGAAGAAGCCGCGGTCCCACAGTTTGACCCGCAGCACGTCGATGATCCAGGAGCGACCGCGGGTGCCGGGCGTGCGCTCGTCGCGAGCCCGGCCTTCGAAGCCGGTCGGGCTGATGAAGCCGAGCGAGCGAAACGCCTGCGGCGTCTCGGTCGCCGCGCGGGCCAGGAACTCACTCGCCAGCGACAGCGCGAGCGCGTCGATCGGCTGCTCGCCATGGATGCGGCGGATCTGTTCGACCGCGGCGTGGACCGCGTCGGTCATCATTCGCGCGGTGTATTCGCGGTCGTCGCGATCGGATTGGCCGAAGCCGGGCAGGTCGATCGCGTACACCGGTCGCTGCTTCGCGTAGTAATCGTACAGCGGCTTGACTTCGTAAGCGGAGCCGGCGGCGTTGATGCTGTGGATGAGCAGCAGCGGCGTGGTGCTGCCATTCGGCTGCGCGTCGCCTGCCGCATAGATCGCAAACCGGCCAACCACGCTGGTGATATCGGTGCGCGCACCCGCCACCGGATTGGCGAGCCCCGTCCGCGCATGATGCTGCTTGATGCTACCTGTATTGATTGCTTGCCCGCTGAGCGACGGCATCTGCGACCTCTCTTGCATTTGAGCGAACCGTCGAGCCAATCGCGTCAAACCGGGAAGGTTCCAATTCGCGCGCGCTTCACGCTGCTTCAAAGCAAGAATGGTATCTGCATACATTGGCGCGCGCGCGAAAATCGACTCGTGCGTGCATGATAGTCCCGCTGCTGACTGGTGCGATCACGAGGGACACCGTCAGCGCGAATTGACGTCAGTGATGGCGATGAGTTGTTAGTTCGGCGCGACGAACGGTTGTCCATTCGGCTTGACACGAATGCCCGGTCGTAGCCGCTGCCACGGCAGCGCCGCGGTATCGGCCGGCATCGCGCCGGGCGCGGCACAGATCAGCAGCCGCTCGGCGATCGGCTGAAAATCGGCGCGGAAATGCACCGAGCTTTTCACCACCAGGATTGCCTGCGTGGTCGGCTCGATGCCGACATAGCGGTACATCGCCTGATCGGCGAGCTGCGCTTTGTGCGACGCGATCACCACGCGCACGCCGCCGATCCGCAGGCAGGCGGACGGCCCCATCTCCATCTCGCGGCCACCGAAATACGGACCGGGTGCGACGAAGCGGCCGTCGGAGAGCTGCTCGACGACGAAGATCTCCTCGAATGGTGTGTCGCCGGGAATGCCCGACTTGCCGCCGAGCGACAGCGAGACGATCGCGCCGACGCCGGCGGCATGCGCGGCCTTCGCAGCGTCCGGATCGTAGATCACGCCGATCGCGGCGCGCTGTGCGTTGTTGCGCACCAAGGCGCGGAGCATGCCCGTGGTATCGGAATCGCCGCCGGCGCCGGGATTGTCCTGGGTGTCGGCAATGATGATCGGCTTGGCGGCGGTGCGCGCCAATTCGATCGCATGCTTCACGCCATCGTCGGGCGAATAGATCTTGCCGTCGAAATCGTCCTCGTGACCGGCCACCAGCGCCGCCACCGCATCCGCTGCCGCATCGGCATCGGCCTGGGTGCGTCCATAGGCGAACACCGACGGTGCGCAGTCCGGAAAATCGGCGGCCGGAAAGCCCGGTGCAAACGACAGCGTCGGCACCGCCTCGCTCTCCAGCGCGGCGAGCTTGTCGTAGATGCCTTTGGTCGGCTGATCGAACGTGCACTGCCACGAGATCGGAATCAGAAACGGCAGTTGCCGGAACGCCTTGGCGAACTTCTGACCGCTGCGCAGCAGCAGCTCCAGATGCTTGGCCGAAGCACGGCCGGTGTCGGCCATATCGACATGCGGATAGGTGCGATAGGCGATCAGCGCGTCGGCGTGTTCAATCATCCGCGGCGTGACGTTGGCGTGCAGATCGATGCTGACCACCAGTGGCAGGTCGGGCCCGATCACTGCGCGGACGCGGGCCAGAATCTCGCCTTCGCCGTCTTCGAGATGTTCGGTGACCATCGCGCCGTGCAGGTCGAGATACACCGCGTCGAGTTGGCCGGCGGCCTTGATGCCGTCGATCATGATTTTAACGACGCGCTCGAACGCATCCTCGGTGACATGCGCCGATGGGCTGGCGCCGCAGGCGACGGTCGGGATCAGCTTCCAGCCTTTGGCGTCGGCCTCTTCGACGAAGCCAGCGAGGCCGACGTTGATGCCGCGCATCACCTTGAGCACGTCGGCGCCGATCGTCATCGCCGGCCACCCGCCGCCATGCACGAACGCCTCCCAAGTCGCCTTGGTGGGCGCAAAGGTGTTGGTCTCGTGCAGGAAGCCACCGACGGCAATGCGGGTCATGTTGTTGTTCTCTTGCTGACTTAACGTTCGTCATTCCGGGATGCGCCCCTTGGGGCGCAGGCCCGGAATCCATATCCCCTGGCGGTGGTTATGGATTCCGGGCTCGCCGCTGCGCGGCGCCCCGGAAAGAGCGGGGAGAGGGGGTTAGCTCACCATCGCTGCCGGCGCTTCGCTGACCGGGCGGAAGTTAGCGAAGTCCCAATGCCGGCCGGGAGCGGCTTCGAGCAGTTGGCGGGTGTAGGCTTGCTTGGGGTGGGTCAGCACTTCGCCGGCCGGTCCTTGTTCGACGACGCGGCCTTTCTCCATCACTGCGACATCGTCGCAGATCTGCGCTGCGACGCGCAGGTCGTGGGTGATGAACAGCAGCGCGATGCCGAGCCGGGTCTGAATCTCGTCGAGCAGATTCAGCACCTGCGCCTGCACTGAGACGTCGAGCGCCGACACCGCCTCGTCGGCGACCAGCACGTCGGGATCGAGCGCCAGCGCGCGGGCGATCGCGATGCGCTGGCGTTGGCCGCCGGAGAACTGATGGGGAAAGCGCGAGATCGCATCCGCCGGCAGATGCACCAGCTCGAGCAGTTGCCGCGCCTTGGCGAGCGCTTGCGTCCGCGGCACGCCGTAATTGATCGGCCCTTCCGCAATGCTCTCACCGACGCTGACGCGCGGATTGAGCGAGCGGTACGGGTCCTGGAATACGATCTGGATCTTCTTGCGGTGCGGCCGCAGCAAGCGGCGCGAAAGGTCGGAGATCTCGCGGCCGGCGAGCCGGATGCCGCCCGAGGTCGGATCGATCAGCCGAACGATGCAGCGTGCCACGGTGGATTTGCCTGAGCCGCTTTCGCCGACGATACCGAGCGTGCGCCCCTTGTGCAGCGTCAGCGTCACGTCCTGCGCCGCGACCACCTCGCGCTGGCGGCCGAGCAGGGAGCGCTCGCGATACACCTTGCCGAGCTCGTTGGCCTCCAGCACCACCGGCGTCTTGGCGACGCCGCGCGGCGGCCGCGGCACCAGGCTCGGCACCGCCGACAGCAGGTTGCGGGTGTAGTCCATCTGCGGACGGCGCAGCACCGTCTCGAGCGGGCCGGTCTCCACCAGCCGGCCTTGCCGCATCACCGCGACGCGATCGGCGATCTCGGCCACCACGCCCATGTCGTGGGTGATGAACAGCACCGCGGTGCCGTGCGCCTGCTGCAGCTCGCGGATCAGCGTCAGGATCTGCTTCTGGGTGGTGACGTCGAGCGCGGTGGTCGGCTCGTCGGCGATCAGCAGCTTGGGCTCAAGCACCAGCGCCATCGCGATCATGATGCGCTGGCGCTGACCGCCCGAGAGCCGGTGCGGATAGGATGCGAAGATCCGCTCGACATCCGGCAGCCGTACCTGCTGCATCATGTCGAGGATGCGGCGGCGGCGCTCGCGGGCGGGCAGGTCGGTGTGGAAGCGCAACACCTCGTCGATCTGCTTGCCGACCGGCACCACCGGATTCAGTGCCGTCATCGGCTCCTGGAAGATCATCGCCATCCGCGACGCGCGGAGCTGGCGCAGGCGCCGCTCGCTGGCGGCCAGCACGTTCTCGCCGGCGAGTCGGATCTCGCCGCCGGAGGCATGCAGCGCGCCCTTCGGCAGCAGCCCCATGGTGGCGAGCGACGTCACCGATTTGCCCGAGCCGCTTTCGCCGACCAGGCACATCGTCTCGCCGGCCCGCACGGTGAGCGAGATGCCGTCGATCACCTTGTCGCCGTCATTGCTGCGGCCGAGGCGGACGACGAGGTTGTCGATTTCGAGGACGTTGTCGGTCATCGGGATGCCTCCACGTCACTGCTTCGTCGATTCGCGTTCCGCAATGACGGACTAAGCTTTGGACCGGCTCTCATCGCGAACCCTCGCGCTGTTTCATCCGCGGGTCGAGCGCGTCGCGGGCGGCGTCGCCGATCAGGTTGACGGACAGGATCGCGATCGACAGCAGCAGGCCGGGCCAGAAGATCAGCATCGGTTTGATCTGAAAGTAGGCGCGGCCCTCGGCCATGATGTTGCCCCAGGTCGGCGTCTCCGGGCTGATGCCGGCACCGAGGAACGACAGGATCGCTTCGGTGAGGATCGCCGAGGCGGCGATATAGGTGCCCTGTACGATCAGCGGCGCCACCGTGTTCGGCATCAGGTGCCGCGCCATGATCTTCGGCAGGCTGGAGCCCAGCGAGATCGCAGCTTCGACATAGGGCTCTTCGCGCGCGGTGAGCACCACCGAGCGGACCAGCCGGGCGACGCGCGGGATCTCCGGGATGGTGATGGCGATCAGCACCGTGGTCAGGCTGGCGCCGGACAGCGACACCACGGCGATTGCCAGCAGCACGCTGGGGATCGCCATCAGGCCGTCCATCACCCGCATCATCACCGCGTCGACCCAGCGGAAGAAGCCGGCGACCAGGCCGATAACGAGGCCGATCGCGATGGCGACGATCGCCGAGCCGACGCCGATCAGCAGCGACACCCGGCCGCCATAGATGATCCGCGACAGCAGATCGCGGCCATAGGCATCGGTGCCGAGCAGGAATTCGGCGCTCGGCGGCTTGAGCCTTAGCGCCGGCGCCAGCTTCACCGGATCGTGTGGCGCCAGCCACGGCGCGAAGATCGCCATCAGCACGACCAGCGTCAGACAGATGGTGGCGACGGCGATGATCGGCGTCGACAGCAGGAAGCCGAGCCGCGGACGCATCGGGCGCGGCACCGGGAGGGTCGGTTCGGACATGGTATCGATCGCCATGGTGCGCGCGCCCTCAGTACCGGATACGGGGATCGAGCAGCGTGTAGGCCAGATCGATCAACAGATTGACCGCGACGTAGATGCCGCTGGTCAGCAGGATCATGCCCTGGATCACCGGGTAGTCGCGCGCCAGCACCGCATCGACGGTGAGGCGGCCGATGCCGGGCAGGTTGAACACG from Rhodopseudomonas palustris carries:
- a CDS encoding vWA domain-containing protein, with amino-acid sequence MPEPGALYCHRGTRAIQRMVEFAPSTGGLALWVQHGDLPDETPAETPAAVTDGTTVYYSAAFDRLPLPDQVGLVAHEVLHIALRHSQRFVELQRTQGDVDLELFNICADAIVNTTLAHLSWLHLPDNAVMLEQIVFKALGREQQPESALLEWDVEKLYRAIDDRDDGTSGKQQSGRQSQQGSKADSSGSGGKDQAQSQSGTSESETAQRSDGARSAKVRALGAGGARDLVPNPEAQSAPEHEAELAREWSERILRGHAGDGAFSMLRALIADLPHSRTPWAQVLRVQLARGLARKPALTWSRPTRSYIANQGRAGNHRMPFEPGFSPTKNEPRLALIIDVSGSIDDQLMQRFATEIETIIRRQEAGLVLIIGDERVRQVEFFEPGRRFVLSEIEFAGGGGTNFTPLLVEADRHKPDITVVLTDLEGPAEFKPRWPVIWAVPQEHAHAVQPFGRLLPLD
- a CDS encoding alpha/beta fold hydrolase; this translates as MPSLSGQAINTGSIKQHHARTGLANPVAGARTDITSVVGRFAIYAAGDAQPNGSTTPLLLIHSINAAGSAYEVKPLYDYYAKQRPVYAIDLPGFGQSDRDDREYTARMMTDAVHAAVEQIRRIHGEQPIDALALSLASEFLARAATETPQAFRSLGFISPTGFEGRARDERTPGTRGRSWIIDVLRVKLWDRGFFKMLTARPVIRKFLEKAWGSKDIDEPMVDYDYATTHQPGARHAPYYFVAGFMFSTDILHVYEQLRLPVWMAHGVRGDFVDYRHKTRVAGRSNWTIVQFDTGAFPHFEVLDQVVSSYDQFLTKVQPSEVGKPTLVQSA
- a CDS encoding M81 family metallopeptidase; amino-acid sequence: MTRIAVGGFLHETNTFAPTKATWEAFVHGGGWPAMTIGADVLKVMRGINVGLAGFVEEADAKGWKLIPTVACGASPSAHVTEDAFERVVKIMIDGIKAAGQLDAVYLDLHGAMVTEHLEDGEGEILARVRAVIGPDLPLVVSIDLHANVTPRMIEHADALIAYRTYPHVDMADTGRASAKHLELLLRSGQKFAKAFRQLPFLIPISWQCTFDQPTKGIYDKLAALESEAVPTLSFAPGFPAADFPDCAPSVFAYGRTQADADAAADAVAALVAGHEDDFDGKIYSPDDGVKHAIELARTAAKPIIIADTQDNPGAGGDSDTTGMLRALVRNNAQRAAIGVIYDPDAAKAAHAAGVGAIVSLSLGGKSGIPGDTPFEEIFVVEQLSDGRFVAPGPYFGGREMEMGPSACLRIGGVRVVIASHKAQLADQAMYRYVGIEPTTQAILVVKSSVHFRADFQPIAERLLICAAPGAMPADTAALPWQRLRPGIRVKPNGQPFVAPN
- a CDS encoding ABC transporter permease; this translates as MAIDTMSEPTLPVPRPMRPRLGFLLSTPIIAVATICLTLVVLMAIFAPWLAPHDPVKLAPALRLKPPSAEFLLGTDAYGRDLLSRIIYGGRVSLLIGVGSAIVAIAIGLVIGLVAGFFRWVDAVMMRVMDGLMAIPSVLLAIAVVSLSGASLTTVLIAITIPEIPRVARLVRSVVLTAREEPYVEAAISLGSSLPKIMARHLMPNTVAPLIVQGTYIAASAILTEAILSFLGAGISPETPTWGNIMAEGRAYFQIKPMLIFWPGLLLSIAILSVNLIGDAARDALDPRMKQREGSR
- a CDS encoding AAA family ATPase, whose translation is MHGNPMNIPPVSIAAAKAALIEQYADPTLRRRASMLWGTRGVGKSSIVRQVAAHYRVPLIDLRLTTIEPVDIRGAIYADENLAKTVWFPPEFLPSPDQPEGVLFLDELTAADQRLQISAYSLILDRRVGNYHLPDGWQVVAAGNASFHGAISHDMGTALADRMFHFNVQTAIDAFLSHAITHDFAPEVMAYLKIRPDKLDDTQAQLAGDHLIGASPRGWEDISNVLKSGLSDHAKRLFVQGRIGAANAAEFFGVLREIQAGTDVLKLLAARPGPETSALLPKSLDALYGMLYGLLAASADKDTLARALEIIEQLPDIRSTVPLPIREAQTLAMELLMQRGLENGLEAAILDSPAYARYADRRQLEAADA
- a CDS encoding ABC transporter ATP-binding protein, whose translation is MTDNVLEIDNLVVRLGRSNDGDKVIDGISLTVRAGETMCLVGESGSGKSVTSLATMGLLPKGALHASGGEIRLAGENVLAASERRLRQLRASRMAMIFQEPMTALNPVVPVGKQIDEVLRFHTDLPARERRRRILDMMQQVRLPDVERIFASYPHRLSGGQRQRIMIAMALVLEPKLLIADEPTTALDVTTQKQILTLIRELQQAHGTAVLFITHDMGVVAEIADRVAVMRQGRLVETGPLETVLRRPQMDYTRNLLSAVPSLVPRPPRGVAKTPVVLEANELGKVYRERSLLGRQREVVAAQDVTLTLHKGRTLGIVGESGSGKSTVARCIVRLIDPTSGGIRLAGREISDLSRRLLRPHRKKIQIVFQDPYRSLNPRVSVGESIAEGPINYGVPRTQALAKARQLLELVHLPADAISRFPHQFSGGQRQRIAIARALALDPDVLVADEAVSALDVSVQAQVLNLLDEIQTRLGIALLFITHDLRVAAQICDDVAVMEKGRVVEQGPAGEVLTHPKQAYTRQLLEAAPGRHWDFANFRPVSEAPAAMVS